The following are from one region of the Nicotiana tomentosiformis chromosome 7, ASM39032v3, whole genome shotgun sequence genome:
- the LOC138896117 gene encoding uncharacterized protein: MSSEALLRMDKFTKLFPINFNGAPYEDTKDYLDHYREMIGSAKRWWRDYMLTRPAGSPELTWDQFSELFLEKFISFTLREDYHKLFKRLQQGSMIVTQYETRFVDLARYAIILLPTEREKVRKFIDRLTFIIMLQMTEETGDDISFQRAIDITRRIEMVHSQERGTSLR, translated from the exons atgtcttctgaggccttgttgagaatggataagtttaccaagctcttccctatTAATTTCAATGGTGCACCTTATGAGGACACAAAGGATTACCTGGACCATTACCGCGAG ATGATcggttctgccaagagatggtggagagattatatgttgactagaccagctggttcacctgaacttacttgggatcagttttcagagctatttctagagaagttcatttctttcactttgagagaggattaccacaAGCTGTTTAAGCGTCTTCAGCAAGGTAGTATGATTGTTACCCAatatgagactcgatttgtggacctagctcgctATGCCATTATTttactccctactgagagggagaaagTGAGGAAATTCATTGATAGGCTTACATTCATCATCATGCTACAGATGACCGAGGAGActggagatgatatttctttccagaggGCCATAGATATTactagacggatcgagatggttcatAGTCAGGAGAGGGGGACCAGTTTGCGATAA